Genomic segment of Corvus hawaiiensis isolate bCorHaw1 chromosome 27, bCorHaw1.pri.cur, whole genome shotgun sequence:
CCTGCAGGAGAAACGACTGgttcagctctgcacagcatccCCGGACCGCAGGGCACCTGTCACAGCAAACAGGCAGACAAACCACAAACACCCCGGCGCAGGCCCAGAGTGCAGCGGGAGCTGTGCACTTACGAtttcccccagcagcaccacattCTCGCCCCTCACCACGAAGATGCCCCGAGGGATGTCTCCATACTTCTTGCCCACGTGGATGCGCTCCACAGTCTGGTGCAACACCAAGTTCGCTGCAGCAAAGAGAGAGACGGAAAACCAGCGATGTTCCAGGGTGAATTCCGGCTGAACAGTGTCCTGTCCCACCAGGCAGagccccagagcagggacagcgcTGGTCCCATCACTCGGTGGGTGCTCCGAGCCGGGTCACTGAAGGCGCCGACGCTGTCCCCAGCTCTCTgcacctcagcagctcctgccctcagcTCCCCCCGGGCAGGGCACGCAGTGAGCTCAGACCCCCGCGCTGAGCCCACCCGAGCCCCCCGTGCCGACGCGAGCAGAGGAGAGGATGGCGATGTTGGTGCTGCAAGTTCTGGGCAAGGAGGATGAACATCACCGGGCTGTTTCTGCTCAAAAAGCGACGCCAGAGCATCAGCGCTGGATGCAATCGCGGGAGGGGAAGGTCCCCGGTGCGGGAGAAACCTCCGTGAAGCACCAAGTCCAGGGGGATGCGACACACGGGCAGATGTTTAACCCACAGCACGAACCCACTCGAAAAACACACCGCGggtccctcctccccccctgcccagctgcccgCAGGCCCCGGCGCGGCCGTACCGAACTGGTCGATGCTGCGCAGGTACCCGATGAGCGTCCGGCCGTCCCGCAGCAGCACCAGGTGCTTCTCTGCGGGGAGAGGAGAGCGGGGGGTCGGCCACGGCCCGCGGGGGCTCCGGGACCCCCGCCCGGGGCAGCAGCACGCCGGGCCGGAGCCCACGGGGGGGGCGGCTCCCTACGGGAAGAGGGGTCCGGGCGTCCCACGGGGAACCGCGGGGCAGGACCCAGGGGGAGCGGGAGCCCAGACCCCGCGGCGGGGCGGCACCGACACGGCACGGAGGGGACGGGCCGCTGCTGGAGCGGCGGCCCGGCCGCACTCACTGTCGATGTCCTGGATGAGGCTGGCCGTGCCGGGCATGTAGTTCATGGTGCCGCCGCGCCCGCAGCGGAAGCGCCGCCATGcgccggtgccgccgccgccccggaaCCGCCCGCGCCGGGCGGGGCCCACCCGCCGCTGCCCTTTTAAGCCGCGCCAGCCGTGCGCGCGGGGCCACCGCCGATTGGCCGGCGCCGGCAGGGGGCGGCCGCCGATTGGGCGCCgagcgggcgggggcggggcgctGGCGGCGGCCATGGAGCCccgcgcggccgggccgggcccgcctcGCCCCGCAGGGtccccgcgcccgcccgcggCGGCCGCGCAGGTAACGGGGCCGCGCAGGGAGCGGGGCCGCGCAGGGAACGGGGGCGGGCGGGCACGGCCCCGCGGGACGGGCGGGGactgctcagcctggccctgctccGGTAACGGGCGCGCCAGCCCCGACCCCTGTCCGGAGCCTCCCACGCCCCGCCGGGTTCTCGTGGCTCCGCTCGCGGACCGCCGCCCGCGGGGAAGCGCTGCCTGCGGAGCCGGCTCACGGGGACGTTTCTGGGGCACGTGTGTTAGTGCAGAGATCCCGGGAATGCAGCGGTCCCGGAGCGGTTTGGGGAGCGGGAGGGCCCCGGTCCCGCGGCTGGGCATTGCCGGATCCCTCACCGGCGGCGTTTGTCGCACCTGCGTCTCGGGCTACTGTTGAAATTCGGTGTGACGGGAGAGGCTTTGCCCTGCCAAAGCAGGGTCTGCTCTCCGGCCACGGCTGTGGTTGGGTTTATCCTCCGGGATGTTGTCGGGGCTGATCCGGCTCTTCCATGGATCCCGGCACACAGGTTGTACAGCCTGCGCTCCGTGAAGCAGCTCAGGGACAAAATACTGCTTTGCCCGAAGCTACAGGGAGTCATTCCCTGAGCTCCTGAAATCCTGTGCTTCATTATCCCCTCTGCAGTTAGGTGGAAATTCGCGTTCCGTACACGTTAATTATGGGATGGATCCAGGTAAATCCTCAGGCGGATCCTGGATGTGCAGACTTTCCATACACAGACGCACAGGACCTGCAGCTCAAGGAGCTGAACACTGGCGGGCAGAGCTGGTCTGTTTGCGTCGTGTCTGTGCGAGAATGAGTAGGGAAATGAACTTTCTGGAGTGTTTCCCTTCCTCCTGTCAGTGATGCAGTGCTGGCATTGaatcctgcaggagctgcttaCTGTGAGGGGCTGCACAACTCTCCCTGAGCCCAGCTCGGCTGAGTGAGACCTGGTTAAGCTCGGTGTTAGACCTGGTACAGCCAGGTTAGACCTGGAAGGCCTAAAACTGGGGCAGATCAGCTGAGAGCAAAGGAACCCCCTGGTTAAATGCTGCAGGGAGGGCCAGTCCTCATTCccggagcagctctgcctgtgcccaTGTCCCATCACCTTCCCTGTGCTCTTCCCTTGTCCCCAGGCAATGGATTCTCCCTATGCCAACGGAGCCTACAGCCCCCCATACCCGCATTATGCCAGCCTGCCGCAGGCACGGGGCTTCTACTGCTCGGGGCCCCCGCGGAGCCCCTACGCCACGGAGCCCACGGGCCTCTACCGGCCCCCGTCGCCCGCTCCCGCCTGGAGCTACGTCCCCCCAGAGTGTCCCAGCGAGGGCTCCGCGCTCCGCAGGCAGCAGGTCCCTGGCTACTCCCCGCCACAGGTAAGGGACACTCTCAGCCCTGGGTCGGAGCGTGCGGTTCCTGGGATGTTGGGTcttggggctgtggcaggggcaAGCGGCGGGGCCTGCTCTGGTGGAGCTGGGGATCCCTGTGGCTCTTGAGCATCTTGTCCTGCCTGGTCTTACTCTTACAAAAACTGGTGGTCACCCTGTTCTCTTGACACCCTGAGCTTTTGGGCTAGGAAAGCAGAAATTGGGCagccagcctgagctgcagccGCTTCGCAGAATCCCAGAATTGCTGacgttggaaaagatctccaagatcatagagtccaacctgtgactgatccccaccttgtcacccagaccagagcactgagtgccacatccagttgttccttggacacctccagggatggggactccatcacctccctgggtGTTACGTACCAATGctttacaaccctttccatggagaacttcctcctgatgtccaacctgagcctcccctggcacagcttgaggccgtttcctcttgtcctgtccctgttccctgggagcagagcccgaccccgcTGGCTGCCCCCTCCAGTTCCCAGGGCTGTCTgagggagcagtgctgggagtgaCCCCAGTTGTAATGCCTGTTCCCCCTGTCCTTGCAGACCCCGGGAATGCCGATCCCGCAGTATCCGTACGGAGACAGCAGTGCAGGGGTCACGGGGCAGGgccctgtgccacagcccagAGCCCCGGAGGACGCCTGGGGCCCCCCCTCTGTCTATGGGGTGCAGCCACGTTACGCCTGGCCCGCGGCCTCGGGGCACGGCAGCTTCTACGCCTCCGATTCACACCCGTCCTGGACCGGCAGTGGGgctccttcccaccctcccaccTGGGAGTCACAGGGACAGGTGAGGTCCTGTTTGCATACAGAAGACTAAAATCCATGGCTGTGATTCCATAAAGTACTGGAAGGACAAGATGCCCTGGGGCAGGTCTTGAAATGGGTCAGACAGGCTTTCTCTGGGTTGGATCAGGAATTAAGTGACTCTCCACATTTTTGGTTCCCGGGCAGTAGCAGCCCTGATGGGGGGACTTGGGGATGGGGCTGCTGATCCTtgggagcagctctgaaatGTGCTGCCTGTGGAGAAGGATCCTCTGGTCTATCCAAACAGGACCGTGCTGAAATCTGTTCAGCATCTCCCCTGTTCTTGGGTAAAGAATGCTCAGGGGCTCACACTCCTCCTCTGGCCAGGTGCCCCTTGCTGGGGTGTTGCTTTCTGACAGCTGGGGACCAGAGcacaggtccctgtccccagccctgtcccctgttGGTGCAGGATGAGAGCGCAAACCTCTGGGTTTAAGGGAAATGCACTTAGAGATGTTTTCTCCCTCTGACTGCAGGACTCTGTCTACGACAGATCTGAGCAAAGCCCAAACCAACACAGTTACTATTCTGATGTCAACCACCGGCACTCGGGGACAGTGAACGAGCACAGGATGGCCAAGCCCGCGCCGTCCCAGCCCCGGGTGCAGTAcagtgcccagccccagctctatGACCTCGCTCCACGGAAGCCCGTGGCCGG
This window contains:
- the LSM1 gene encoding U6 snRNA-associated Sm-like protein LSm1, yielding MNYMPGTASLIQDIDKKHLVLLRDGRTLIGYLRSIDQFANLVLHQTVERIHVGKKYGDIPRGIFVVRGENVVLLGEIDLEKESDTPLQQVSIEEILEEQRVEQQAKQESEKLKVQALKERGLSVPRADTLDEY
- the BAG4 gene encoding BAG family molecular chaperone regulator 4 isoform X1, with the translated sequence MEPRAAGPGPPRPAGSPRPPAAAAQAMDSPYANGAYSPPYPHYASLPQARGFYCSGPPRSPYATEPTGLYRPPSPAPAWSYVPPECPSEGSALRRQQVPGYSPPQTPGMPIPQYPYGDSSAGVTGQGPVPQPRAPEDAWGPPSVYGVQPRYAWPAASGHGSFYASDSHPSWTGSGAPSHPPTWESQGQDSVYDRSEQSPNQHSYYSDVNHRHSGTVNEHRMAKPAPSQPRVQYSAQPQLYDLAPRKPVAGSRELGFKPAEQPSTNPAAIQPEIQRILHVMGEAEQLEEEVDEFVGKKTDKSYRLLEEMLTKLLLELDSIETGGQDSVRQARKESVHRIQAILEKLERKGL
- the BAG4 gene encoding BAG family molecular chaperone regulator 4 isoform X2, producing MDPGTQAMDSPYANGAYSPPYPHYASLPQARGFYCSGPPRSPYATEPTGLYRPPSPAPAWSYVPPECPSEGSALRRQQVPGYSPPQTPGMPIPQYPYGDSSAGVTGQGPVPQPRAPEDAWGPPSVYGVQPRYAWPAASGHGSFYASDSHPSWTGSGAPSHPPTWESQGQDSVYDRSEQSPNQHSYYSDVNHRHSGTVNEHRMAKPAPSQPRVQYSAQPQLYDLAPRKPVAGSRELGFKPAEQPSTNPAAIQPEIQRILHVMGEAEQLEEEVDEFVGKKTDKSYRLLEEMLTKLLLELDSIETGGQDSVRQARKESVHRIQAILEKLERKGL